A single window of Nitrospiria bacterium DNA harbors:
- a CDS encoding XrtA system polysaccharide deacetylase, which translates to MINALTIDVEDYFNVSGFESQIRFEDWGNFECRAEANTDKLLSILNEYNVKATFFILGWIAEKFPELVKRIHKEGHEIASHSYAHRLVYKQNPQEFRDDLNKSKGILEEIIGEPVIGYRAPSYSITENSLWALDIMMEEGFLYDSSIFPIRRDRYGIPNAKRFPYRINGKNGSDILEIPLSTIKILNNNIPIAGGGYLRLFPYWFLRWGLNSIVEKENQPIIVYLHPWEIDTNQPRLEGSMLSRFRHYIFLEKTEPRLKKLLKEFKFGPMRDLLKEYQEKANIKKND; encoded by the coding sequence ATGATCAATGCTTTAACCATTGATGTAGAAGATTATTTTAATGTTTCGGGCTTTGAATCTCAAATAAGATTTGAGGATTGGGGTAACTTTGAATGCCGTGCTGAAGCCAACACCGATAAACTTTTATCTATCTTGAATGAATATAATGTGAAGGCAACTTTCTTTATTTTGGGGTGGATCGCTGAGAAATTTCCTGAGCTGGTAAAACGGATTCATAAAGAAGGTCATGAAATTGCTTCCCATAGTTATGCCCATCGGTTGGTATACAAGCAAAACCCACAGGAATTTAGGGATGACTTGAATAAGTCTAAGGGAATTCTTGAAGAAATAATTGGAGAACCTGTCATTGGGTATCGCGCACCCAGTTACTCGATTACTGAAAATTCCTTGTGGGCATTGGATATCATGATGGAGGAGGGTTTTTTATACGATTCGAGTATTTTTCCCATACGAAGGGACCGTTATGGAATTCCCAATGCGAAAAGGTTTCCATATAGAATTAATGGAAAGAATGGGTCCGATATTTTAGAGATCCCTCTGTCGACCATTAAAATTCTAAATAACAATATTCCCATTGCTGGGGGAGGTTATTTGAGATTATTTCCTTATTGGTTCCTTCGTTGGGGGTTAAATAGTATTGTTGAAAAAGAAAATCAACCCATCATTGTTTATTTACATCCGTGGGAAATTGATACAAACCAGCCAAGATTAGAGGGGAGTATGTTGTCACGGTTTCGACATTATATTTTTTTAGAGAAAACGGAGCCCCGGTTAAAAAAATTATTGAAGGAATTTAAATTCGGGCCAATGAGAGACCTATTAAAAGAATATCAAGAAAAGGCAAATATCAAAAAAAATGATTAA